A DNA window from Streptomyces bacillaris contains the following coding sequences:
- a CDS encoding helix-turn-helix transcriptional regulator: MPKTSARLLSLLSLLQARRDWPGALLAERLDVSPRTVRRDVDRLRELGYPVVATKGPDGGYRLDAGTELPPLLFDDEQAVALAVALQIATTSGAGIEEAAARALNTVRQVLPARLRHRVDTLRFTAVDRPATRPDPQVDSGVLMAIGAAVHAREVLRFDYSPVSGTVLDPTSADPTLTPLTLTPSTSTPPIPTDSPPAPASTTPANLRPTTPALPLAPANTASAGQAPALASTAPASTTPEPPPPPRRVEPHHLVTWGRRWYLVAWDLDRADWRTFRADRITPRTPTGPRFTPREVPGGSVAAFITARFRGIDATGAAGGAPGGWPCRGEVILGLPAAEVLRHTREGVVEELGPDRCRLVLGSWSWLGLAAAIGRFDTDIEVVGPTELASAFRQLATRYAAATESATPGSPAPGDQTPPGDQPPPG, encoded by the coding sequence ATGCCGAAAACTTCCGCACGGCTGCTGTCGCTGCTCTCCCTCCTCCAAGCGCGCCGGGACTGGCCGGGGGCGCTGCTGGCCGAACGTCTGGACGTCAGCCCGCGCACCGTGCGCCGCGATGTGGACCGGCTGCGGGAACTGGGCTATCCGGTCGTGGCGACGAAGGGCCCGGACGGTGGATACCGCCTGGACGCGGGTACGGAGCTGCCCCCGCTCCTCTTCGACGACGAGCAGGCCGTGGCCCTGGCGGTGGCCCTCCAGATCGCGACCACGTCGGGCGCGGGCATCGAGGAGGCGGCGGCCCGCGCCCTGAACACGGTCCGCCAGGTCCTGCCCGCCCGGCTGCGCCACCGCGTCGACACCCTCCGGTTCACGGCGGTCGACCGCCCGGCGACCCGCCCGGACCCGCAGGTGGACAGCGGGGTCCTGATGGCGATCGGCGCCGCCGTCCACGCCCGCGAGGTGCTGCGCTTCGACTACAGCCCGGTGTCGGGGACCGTTCTCGACCCGACCTCAGCGGACCCGACCCTCACGCCCCTGACCCTCACACCCTCGACCTCTACGCCCCCGATCCCCACTGACTCGCCCCCCGCCCCCGCGAGCACGACCCCCGCGAACCTGCGCCCTACGACCCCGGCCCTGCCTCTCGCCCCCGCGAACACGGCCTCTGCGGGCCAGGCCCCCGCGCTCGCGAGCACGGCCCCTGCGAGCACAACCCCCGAGCCCCCGCCTCCACCCCGCCGGGTGGAGCCCCACCACCTCGTCACCTGGGGCCGACGCTGGTACCTGGTCGCCTGGGACCTGGACCGTGCCGACTGGCGTACCTTCCGGGCCGACCGGATCACTCCGCGCACCCCCACCGGCCCCCGCTTCACCCCGCGTGAGGTGCCCGGCGGGAGCGTGGCGGCCTTCATCACCGCCCGGTTCCGGGGCATCGACGCCACCGGTGCCGCCGGGGGAGCCCCCGGTGGCTGGCCCTGCCGGGGGGAGGTGATCCTCGGCCTCCCCGCCGCCGAGGTGCTCCGCCACACCCGCGAGGGCGTCGTCGAGGAGTTGGGCCCGGACCGCTGCCGTCTGGTGCTGGGCTCCTGGTCGTGGCTCGGACTGGCCGCCGCCATCGGGAGGTTCGACACCGACATCGAGGTGGTCGGCCCTACCGAACTTGCCTCAGCCTTCCGGCAGTTGGCGACCCGCTACGCGGCAGCGACGGAATCGGCCACCCCCGGGAGCCCGGCCCCCGGTGATCAGACG
- a CDS encoding DinB family protein, whose translation MTMTSSPESNPNPSPAHDGERADLLAELAEARGALIRTVNGLGDQQIAERPTVSSLCLGGLVKHVASTEESWLRFVTEGPSAMTFDLPEGVTWEDFAAGTAHTYPQWAIDRQNDFQVLPGETLAGILARYEEVAARTEKIVAALPDLSVTHPLPDVPWNEPGAVRSARRVLIHVIAETTQHAGHADILREAIDGQTST comes from the coding sequence ATGACCATGACCTCCTCCCCCGAGTCCAACCCCAACCCCTCCCCCGCCCACGACGGCGAGCGCGCCGACCTCCTCGCCGAGCTGGCCGAGGCCCGGGGCGCCCTGATCCGTACCGTGAACGGACTCGGCGACCAGCAGATCGCCGAGCGGCCGACCGTCAGCTCGCTCTGCCTCGGCGGGCTGGTCAAGCACGTCGCCTCCACCGAGGAGAGCTGGCTCCGCTTCGTGACCGAGGGCCCCTCCGCCATGACCTTCGATCTACCCGAGGGCGTGACCTGGGAGGACTTCGCTGCCGGGACCGCCCACACCTACCCGCAGTGGGCCATCGACCGCCAGAACGACTTCCAGGTGCTGCCCGGCGAGACCCTGGCCGGGATTCTCGCGCGGTACGAGGAGGTCGCCGCCCGCACCGAGAAGATCGTCGCCGCCCTCCCCGACCTCTCCGTGACGCACCCCCTGCCCGACGTGCCCTGGAACGAGCCCGGAGCCGTACGCAGCGCCCGTCGCGTCCTCATCCACGTCATCGCCGAGACGACCCAGCACGCCGGGCACGCGGACATCCTCCGTGAGGCCATCGACGGGCAGACCTCGACGTGA
- a CDS encoding winged helix DNA-binding domain-containing protein — MLLERSELPPLEAVSHLCGLQAQEPQEPFTGLWSRLRGFQPGVLSDLLTGRQVVRTHLMRRTVHLVTAADVLAWRARHNAMLRQRVLGAYRRELAGVDLDELAAAGRDVLADGEPRSMAQLARAVADRWPEPGTRPLGEMLVAGVLPMVQLPPRGVWRQKAGVRNALVSSWLGREIDPLPTEDGSDPVGQELVRRYLAAYGPAATADVRAWSGLAGLPGAVAALRGELVTFRDERGRELLDLPDAPRPDPETPAPVRFLPAFDNAILGYDDRTRIIDDADRGLSVAGSRVVLVDGRVAATWDVEPGTESGKGAEDTVVVTPLRAFSRSERAEVAQEGEELAAFLSDGESAQVRVTASP, encoded by the coding sequence TTGTTGCTGGAGCGGTCCGAACTCCCGCCCCTCGAAGCCGTATCGCACCTCTGCGGATTGCAGGCGCAGGAGCCGCAGGAGCCGTTCACCGGGCTCTGGTCCCGGCTGCGCGGCTTCCAACCCGGCGTGCTCTCGGACCTGTTGACCGGGCGGCAGGTCGTCCGCACCCACCTCATGCGCCGGACCGTCCACCTCGTCACCGCTGCCGACGTCCTCGCCTGGCGGGCCCGTCACAACGCCATGCTGCGGCAGCGCGTGCTCGGGGCCTACCGCCGCGAACTCGCCGGGGTCGATCTCGACGAACTCGCGGCCGCCGGGCGGGACGTGCTGGCCGACGGCGAACCCCGCTCGATGGCCCAGCTCGCCCGCGCGGTCGCCGACCGGTGGCCCGAGCCGGGCACCCGGCCGCTCGGGGAGATGCTGGTCGCGGGCGTCCTGCCGATGGTGCAGCTGCCGCCGCGCGGGGTGTGGCGGCAGAAGGCGGGGGTGCGCAACGCGCTGGTCTCCTCCTGGCTGGGGCGCGAGATCGACCCGCTGCCCACGGAGGACGGTTCGGATCCGGTGGGGCAGGAGCTGGTACGGCGCTATCTCGCCGCGTACGGGCCCGCCGCCACCGCCGACGTCCGCGCCTGGTCCGGTCTCGCCGGGCTGCCGGGGGCCGTCGCCGCCCTGCGCGGGGAGCTGGTCACCTTCCGCGACGAGCGCGGCCGAGAGCTGCTCGACCTGCCCGACGCGCCGCGCCCGGACCCCGAAACCCCCGCGCCCGTACGGTTCCTGCCCGCCTTCGACAACGCGATCCTCGGCTACGACGACCGCACCCGGATCATCGACGACGCCGACCGGGGTCTGTCCGTCGCCGGGTCCCGGGTCGTCCTGGTCGACGGCCGGGTCGCCGCGACCTGGGACGTGGAGCCGGGGACGGAGAGCGGGAAGGGCGCCGAGGACACCGTGGTCGTCACGCCGTTGCGGGCGTTCTCCCGGAGCGAGCGTGCCGAAGTCGCGCAGGAGGGAGAGGAGTTGGCCGCCTTCCTCTCGGACGGTGAGAGCGCGCAGGTACGGGTCACGGCTTCGCCGTGA
- a CDS encoding HAD-IA family hydrolase: MIDHHETRRPEPGQAAEPGAVLCDLDNVIRFYDTGPLAALEREAGLPVGATMEVAYAPAIDLPLLLGRITPDAWVEAIAEGLAGQVGGDTGLARTLGRALASAPFRADAEVVALLRRARTHVPLALVTNATLQLDDDLALLGLAELADAVVSSAVEGVAKPDPAIYRIAAQRAGVPEGRCLFVDDRQENIDAATALGMTGVLYREPADLRRALGAYTYGTGVRRPNAGS, translated from the coding sequence ATGATCGACCACCACGAGACCCGCCGCCCGGAACCCGGGCAGGCGGCGGAGCCGGGTGCCGTTCTCTGCGACCTCGACAACGTGATCCGCTTCTACGACACCGGCCCCCTCGCCGCGCTGGAGCGGGAGGCCGGGCTGCCGGTCGGCGCGACCATGGAGGTCGCCTACGCCCCCGCGATCGATCTGCCGCTCCTCCTCGGCCGGATCACCCCGGACGCCTGGGTGGAGGCCATCGCCGAGGGGCTCGCCGGGCAGGTGGGCGGGGACACCGGGCTGGCCCGCACCCTGGGGCGGGCGCTCGCCTCCGCGCCCTTCCGGGCCGACGCGGAGGTGGTCGCGCTGCTCCGGCGGGCGCGCACCCATGTCCCGCTGGCGCTCGTCACCAACGCCACTCTCCAACTCGACGACGACCTGGCCCTGTTGGGGCTGGCGGAGCTGGCCGACGCCGTGGTGAGCAGCGCGGTGGAGGGGGTGGCCAAGCCGGACCCGGCCATCTACCGCATCGCCGCCCAGCGGGCCGGCGTACCGGAGGGGCGGTGCCTCTTCGTGGACGACCGGCAGGAGAACATCGACGCGGCCACCGCCCTCGGCATGACCGGCGTGCTGTACCGCGAACCGGCCGACCTGCGGCGGGCGCTGGGCGCGTACACGTACGGGACGGGAGTCCGCCGCCCCAACGCCGGGAGCTGA
- a CDS encoding TetR family transcriptional regulator: MVMSGETAGGGNGNGSAAGAVGEGARAQGREQDRAQGRERGEPVAPPRISLRERKKQLTYRAISDAAIAMFLERGFDKVSVAEVAAAADISKPTLFRYFPAKEDLALHRFADHEDEAARVVDGRGPDESPLAALHRHFLAGLDRRDPVTGLCDVPQVLAFHRLLYGTPALVARLYAYQGRSEAALARALGDGVAARLAAGQIVAVLRILAEENWRRIDAGESADAVYAGAVRAAEGAFVQLRRGLEPEG, translated from the coding sequence ATGGTCATGAGCGGAGAGACGGCCGGCGGCGGAAACGGAAACGGAAGCGCCGCCGGGGCGGTGGGAGAAGGGGCGCGGGCCCAGGGCCGGGAGCAGGATCGGGCGCAGGGCCGGGAGCGTGGGGAGCCGGTTGCCCCGCCCCGGATCAGTCTGCGGGAGCGGAAGAAGCAGCTCACCTACCGGGCGATCTCCGATGCCGCGATCGCGATGTTCCTGGAGCGCGGCTTCGACAAGGTCTCCGTGGCGGAGGTGGCGGCCGCGGCGGACATCTCCAAGCCGACGCTGTTCCGGTACTTCCCCGCCAAGGAGGACCTGGCGCTGCACCGGTTCGCCGACCACGAGGACGAGGCGGCCCGGGTGGTCGACGGCCGGGGCCCCGACGAGAGCCCGCTGGCCGCGCTGCACCGCCACTTCCTGGCGGGCCTGGACCGCCGCGACCCGGTGACCGGACTCTGTGACGTCCCCCAAGTGCTGGCGTTCCACCGCCTGTTGTACGGGACCCCGGCCCTGGTGGCCCGCCTCTACGCCTACCAGGGCCGCTCCGAGGCCGCCCTCGCCCGCGCCCTCGGTGACGGGGTGGCCGCGCGGCTGGCGGCCGGGCAGATCGTCGCGGTCCTCCGCATCCTGGCCGAGGAGAACTGGCGCCGGATCGACGCGGGGGAGAGCGCGGACGCGGTGTACGCGGGCGCGGTGCGGGCGGCCGAGGGGGCGTTCGTCCAGCTCCGGAGGGGGCTGGAACCGGAGGGATGA
- a CDS encoding TetR/AcrR family transcriptional regulator C-terminal domain-containing protein yields the protein MAEKSSTGGGDLPASIEAAWGLRERPAKGPKPGLSLERIVAAAVAVAAAEGLAAVSMGRVAQEVGASTMSLYRYVSAKDELYVLMQEAAVGPPAPLPALESGAGWRAALTEWAAGQRERFLANLWALRIPIGGPPATPNSLAWWEQGLQALEGSGLGEGDKISVILLVSNFVRSEALLMSDLSAAVTARGVSPEEVVAGHERTLRRLVDPARHPAIHRLLASGVMSEPDDPDYEFAFGLTTLLDGVEALIRRTAGER from the coding sequence GTGGCGGAGAAGAGCAGCACCGGCGGCGGTGACCTCCCGGCCTCCATCGAGGCCGCCTGGGGGCTGCGGGAGCGCCCGGCGAAGGGGCCGAAGCCCGGTCTGAGCCTGGAGCGGATCGTGGCTGCGGCGGTGGCCGTGGCGGCGGCCGAGGGGCTCGCCGCCGTGTCGATGGGGCGGGTCGCGCAGGAGGTCGGGGCCTCCACGATGTCGCTCTACCGGTACGTCTCCGCCAAGGACGAGCTGTACGTCCTGATGCAGGAGGCCGCCGTCGGCCCGCCGGCCCCGCTGCCCGCCCTGGAGTCCGGGGCGGGGTGGCGCGCGGCGCTCACGGAGTGGGCGGCCGGACAGCGCGAACGGTTTCTGGCCAACCTCTGGGCCCTCCGCATCCCGATCGGCGGCCCGCCCGCCACCCCGAACTCGCTCGCCTGGTGGGAGCAGGGGCTCCAGGCGCTGGAGGGCAGCGGGCTGGGCGAGGGCGACAAGATCTCCGTGATCCTGCTGGTCTCCAACTTCGTACGCAGCGAGGCGTTGCTGATGAGCGACCTCTCCGCCGCCGTCACCGCGCGGGGCGTCTCCCCGGAGGAGGTGGTCGCGGGCCACGAGCGCACCCTGCGCCGCCTGGTCGACCCGGCCCGCCACCCCGCGATCCACCGGCTGCTGGCCTCCGGTGTGATGAGCGAACCGGACGACCCCGACTACGAGTTCGCCTTCGGCCTGACGACCCTGCTGGACGGGGTCGAGGCGCTGATCCGGAGGACGGCCGGGGAGCGCTGA
- a CDS encoding ATP-binding cassette domain-containing protein has product MTSPTAANSPAENASTENPATKKPGMEKPATENPTARKTAAQNPAAESGYAIEAHGLTKSYGKPAVRVLDGLDLRVGHGSVFALLGPNGAGKTTAVRILATLTTADSGTARVAGYDVAAERSAVRRAISLTGQFAAVDETQTGEENLRMMARLTGLSRTAARRRAADLLERFHLTGAARRPVATYSGGMRRRLDLAAGLTGSPEPGVFFLDEPTTGLDPRSRQDLWEVVRELAGRGASVLLTTQYLEEADRLADRIALLHKGRIAAEGTAADLKGTIAGHRLDLVLTSREAYLRLAGRAVHHSPETLTLGLPTDGSAGHVRALLDEIDPAGTEVARFTVHSATLDDVFLALTSEVPAHV; this is encoded by the coding sequence ATGACCAGCCCGACCGCGGCGAACTCGCCCGCAGAGAACGCATCCACGGAAAACCCGGCCACGAAGAAGCCGGGCATGGAGAAGCCGGCCACGGAGAACCCGACCGCCCGGAAGACGGCCGCACAGAATCCGGCCGCGGAGAGCGGGTACGCCATCGAGGCGCACGGCCTCACCAAGTCCTACGGAAAGCCCGCCGTACGCGTCCTCGACGGCCTCGACCTCCGCGTCGGGCACGGCAGCGTCTTCGCCCTGCTCGGCCCGAACGGGGCGGGCAAGACCACCGCCGTACGGATCCTCGCCACGCTCACCACCGCCGACTCCGGCACCGCCCGCGTCGCCGGGTACGACGTCGCCGCCGAGCGGAGCGCGGTGCGCCGGGCGATCAGCCTCACCGGCCAGTTCGCCGCCGTCGACGAGACCCAGACCGGCGAGGAGAACCTGCGGATGATGGCCCGGCTCACCGGCCTCTCCCGCACCGCCGCCCGCCGCCGGGCCGCCGACCTCCTGGAGCGCTTCCACCTCACCGGTGCGGCCCGGCGCCCCGTCGCCACGTACTCCGGAGGCATGCGCCGCCGCCTGGACCTGGCCGCCGGGCTCACCGGTTCACCGGAGCCCGGGGTCTTCTTCCTGGACGAGCCGACGACCGGGCTCGACCCGCGCAGCCGCCAGGATCTGTGGGAAGTGGTCCGGGAGCTGGCGGGGCGCGGGGCGAGCGTCCTGCTCACCACGCAGTATCTGGAGGAGGCCGACCGCCTCGCGGACCGGATCGCCCTGCTCCACAAGGGCCGCATCGCCGCCGAGGGCACCGCGGCCGACCTCAAGGGCACCATCGCGGGACACCGCCTCGACCTGGTCCTGACCAGCCGCGAGGCCTACCTCCGCCTCGCCGGGCGCGCGGTCCACCACTCCCCCGAGACGCTCACCCTCGGGCTCCCCACGGACGGCAGCGCCGGCCACGTCCGCGCCCTGCTCGACGAGATCGACCCGGCGGGCACCGAGGTCGCCCGCTTCACCGTGCACAGCGCGACCCTCGACGACGTCTTCCTGGCCCTCACCTCGGAGGTACCCGCCCATGTCTGA
- a CDS encoding ABC transporter permease, whose amino-acid sequence MSDTAVIRPPRAPGTPVPPGRAPGPLTHAAVLAARSVRISRRNTDALIMSLALPIMLMLIFVYFFGGAIETSALYDSYVMYVVPGVILLCAGFGAATTATAVSEDMKGGIIDRFRSVDVGGTPILAGHVAASTVRNLCATAVVFGVALLIGFRPAASWDGWLLAATVLVAYIVALSWISAAIGLLARSPEAASGFTFFMSFLPYPSSAFVQVESMPSWLHGFAEHQPITPAIESLRGLLLGQEVGNTPWIALAWAGGMLAVALGASGVLFRVRTR is encoded by the coding sequence ATGTCTGACACGGCCGTCATCCGCCCGCCGCGCGCCCCCGGGACCCCCGTCCCCCCGGGCCGGGCGCCCGGGCCCCTCACCCACGCGGCCGTCCTGGCCGCCCGCAGCGTACGCATCAGCCGCCGCAACACCGACGCGCTGATCATGTCGCTGGCCCTGCCGATCATGCTGATGCTGATCTTCGTCTACTTCTTCGGCGGGGCGATCGAGACCTCGGCGCTCTACGACTCGTACGTCATGTACGTCGTCCCGGGCGTCATCCTCCTCTGCGCCGGGTTCGGGGCCGCGACCACCGCCACCGCCGTCAGCGAGGACATGAAGGGCGGCATCATCGACCGCTTCCGCTCCGTGGACGTGGGCGGTACGCCGATCCTCGCCGGGCACGTGGCGGCGAGCACCGTCCGCAACCTCTGCGCCACCGCCGTCGTCTTCGGCGTCGCCCTGCTGATCGGCTTCCGCCCGGCGGCCTCCTGGGACGGCTGGCTGCTCGCCGCCACCGTCCTGGTCGCCTACATCGTGGCGCTGTCCTGGATCTCGGCGGCGATCGGGCTGCTGGCCCGCTCCCCGGAGGCGGCGAGCGGGTTCACCTTCTTCATGTCGTTCCTGCCCTACCCCAGCAGCGCGTTCGTCCAGGTCGAGTCGATGCCGAGCTGGCTCCACGGCTTCGCCGAGCACCAGCCGATCACCCCGGCCATCGAGTCCCTGCGCGGGCTCCTGCTGGGCCAGGAGGTGGGCAACACCCCGTGGATCGCGCTGGCTTGGGCCGGAGGGATGCTGGCGGTGGCGCTCGGCGCCTCGGGGGTGCTGTTCCGGGTACGGACGCGCTGA
- a CDS encoding GNAT family N-acetyltransferase, translated as MSLDVRTVTASDYPDWLRAVQNGFLTAGSPTEEDVADRLVATDLTRLQGAFDAGRCVATFRSFAQRLTVVGGATVPADAVSGVTVSPTHRRRGLLSRMMAGDLAAARERGEVVATLIAAEYPIYGRFGFGPATWTTEWEVAVHRAGLDPRRSGQPEDGGRIELVDGADVRKYGPELHTRLAALRPGVVSRSERWWKRHTGASVIPAHEKWTEPFYAIHRTADGEVDGLMVYGTDDKWGDGKQPLNTATVRDLIALTPAAERALWHFLCSVDWVTTVRSGYRAPDDLLPDVLPDPRAARTVTHADWLWLRLLDVERALEARSYENEASLVLDVRDDGGMAQGRFLLDASPEGARCTPTSRSADLALGSGELASLYLGDGSVRRLVDLGRADELKAGAVERADAVFRTGRRPWCPDIF; from the coding sequence ATGAGCCTCGACGTCCGTACGGTCACCGCGTCCGACTACCCCGACTGGCTGCGGGCGGTGCAGAACGGATTCCTGACGGCCGGTTCACCGACCGAGGAGGACGTCGCCGACCGGCTGGTCGCTACCGACCTCACCCGGCTTCAGGGCGCGTTCGACGCCGGCCGGTGCGTGGCCACGTTCCGCTCCTTCGCCCAGCGGCTCACCGTGGTGGGCGGTGCCACCGTCCCGGCCGACGCGGTCAGCGGGGTGACGGTGAGCCCCACCCACCGCCGGCGCGGGCTGCTCAGCCGGATGATGGCGGGCGACCTCGCGGCGGCCCGGGAGCGGGGCGAGGTGGTCGCCACGCTGATCGCCGCCGAGTACCCGATCTACGGCCGGTTCGGCTTCGGACCCGCCACCTGGACCACCGAGTGGGAGGTGGCCGTCCACCGCGCCGGGCTCGACCCGCGCCGCTCGGGGCAGCCGGAGGACGGCGGCCGGATCGAGCTGGTGGACGGCGCCGACGTCCGTAAGTACGGCCCCGAGCTGCACACCCGGCTGGCGGCCCTGCGCCCCGGTGTCGTCAGCCGCAGCGAGCGCTGGTGGAAGCGGCACACGGGCGCCTCCGTCATCCCGGCCCACGAGAAGTGGACCGAGCCGTTCTACGCCATCCACCGCACTGCGGACGGCGAGGTCGACGGCCTGATGGTCTACGGCACCGACGACAAGTGGGGCGACGGCAAGCAGCCCCTGAACACCGCGACCGTACGGGACCTGATCGCGCTCACCCCGGCCGCCGAGCGGGCGCTGTGGCACTTCCTCTGCTCCGTCGACTGGGTCACCACCGTCCGCTCCGGCTACCGCGCCCCCGACGACCTGCTTCCTGACGTCCTGCCCGACCCCCGTGCCGCCCGGACCGTCACCCACGCGGACTGGCTCTGGCTGCGGCTGCTGGACGTGGAGCGCGCGCTGGAGGCCCGGAGTTACGAGAACGAGGCGTCGCTCGTGCTCGACGTCCGGGACGACGGGGGCATGGCGCAGGGGCGCTTCCTCCTGGACGCCTCGCCCGAGGGCGCACGCTGCACCCCGACCTCCCGGAGCGCCGATCTGGCCCTGGGATCTGGGGAGTTGGCGTCCCTGTATCTGGGCGACGGGTCGGTGCGGCGGCTGGTGGACCTGGGGCGCGCCGATGAGCTGAAGGCCGGTGCGGTGGAGAGGGCGGACGCCGTCTTCCGTACGGGGCGGCGCCCTTGGTGCCCGGACATCTTCTGA
- a CDS encoding asparaginase encodes MTSTDAAPAAIAPAPPVLAEVVRSGFTEGHHRGSLVLLAADGSVERTLGDPGAPVFPRSSNKPMQAAAILRAGLELSGERLALAAASHSGEPFHLDLVRKMLAEHGLTPDDLQTPPDLPLDPVAAETYLAAGNVRERITMNCSGKHAAMLAVCVRNGWDTASYLDPAHPLQQLVGQVVADAAGEPVAAVGTDGCGAPLMAIGLTGLARAFRSFVLAEPGSAERRVADAMRAHPEYVAGTRRSDTWLMSEVPGTLSKMGAEAVQAVALADGRALAFKIDDGATRALGPVLARALELLGVDAPVVARIGRSPLLGGAAEVGEIRAVF; translated from the coding sequence ATGACGTCCACCGACGCCGCCCCTGCCGCGATAGCCCCCGCCCCGCCCGTGCTGGCGGAGGTCGTACGGTCCGGGTTCACCGAGGGGCACCACCGCGGTTCGCTGGTCCTGCTCGCCGCCGACGGGAGCGTGGAGCGGACGCTCGGTGACCCCGGCGCCCCGGTCTTCCCCCGCTCCTCCAACAAGCCGATGCAGGCCGCCGCGATCCTGCGGGCGGGCCTGGAGCTGTCCGGGGAGCGGCTGGCGCTGGCCGCCGCGAGCCACTCCGGTGAACCGTTCCACCTCGACCTCGTACGGAAGATGCTCGCCGAGCACGGGCTGACCCCGGACGACCTGCAGACCCCGCCCGATCTGCCGCTGGACCCGGTCGCCGCCGAGACCTACCTCGCCGCCGGGAACGTACGCGAGCGGATCACCATGAACTGCTCCGGCAAGCACGCCGCCATGCTCGCCGTCTGTGTCCGCAACGGCTGGGACACCGCGAGCTACCTCGACCCCGCCCACCCCCTCCAGCAGCTGGTCGGCCAGGTCGTGGCCGATGCGGCGGGCGAGCCGGTCGCGGCGGTCGGCACCGACGGCTGCGGGGCCCCGCTGATGGCGATCGGACTGACCGGCCTCGCCCGCGCCTTCCGGTCCTTCGTGTTGGCCGAGCCGGGCAGCGCGGAGCGCCGGGTCGCGGACGCGATGCGCGCCCACCCGGAGTACGTGGCGGGCACCCGGCGCTCCGACACCTGGCTGATGAGCGAGGTCCCGGGGACGCTCTCCAAGATGGGCGCCGAGGCCGTGCAGGCGGTGGCGCTGGCCGACGGGCGGGCCCTCGCCTTCAAGATCGACGACGGGGCGACCCGGGCGCTCGGCCCGGTGCTGGCCCGCGCGCTGGAGCTGCTCGGCGTGGACGCCCCGGTGGTGGCCCGGATCGGGCGGTCGCCGCTGCTCGGCGGGGCGGCGGAGGTCGGGGAGATCCGGGCGGTGTTCTGA
- a CDS encoding RsiG family protein: MSTYGAGQSPGPAPGAPTGGVPAGTGTSTSTGTATGTLRSPVRPILPGGLASVPEQGGGEAGFGGLRLPELRTLRREAQRDEADLSYVRRLVQGRIDILRAELTRRRDPQAPVPEAPVVDRLSEILADAPSRHRTSARHVTLTTPRGDEFRQLAAENLAEVELSDLAARTDEELHDAMGRLVRYEQQVSRRRHELQRTTDDCSAEIARRYRDGEAQVDDLLA, translated from the coding sequence ATGAGTACCTATGGAGCCGGACAATCTCCCGGGCCCGCACCGGGCGCACCGACCGGCGGCGTTCCCGCCGGTACCGGTACGAGTACCAGTACGGGCACCGCCACCGGCACCCTGCGCTCACCCGTACGGCCCATTCTGCCCGGCGGTCTCGCGTCCGTGCCGGAACAGGGCGGCGGGGAGGCCGGGTTCGGCGGGCTGCGGCTGCCGGAGCTGCGGACCCTGCGCCGGGAAGCGCAGCGGGACGAGGCCGATCTCAGCTACGTACGCCGACTGGTCCAGGGCCGGATCGACATCCTCCGCGCCGAGCTGACCCGCAGGCGGGACCCGCAGGCGCCGGTGCCCGAGGCCCCGGTGGTGGACCGGCTCTCGGAGATCCTGGCCGACGCCCCGTCCCGGCACCGCACCTCCGCCCGGCACGTCACGCTGACGACCCCGCGCGGCGACGAGTTCCGGCAGCTGGCCGCCGAGAACCTCGCGGAGGTGGAGCTGTCGGACCTGGCCGCCCGGACGGACGAGGAGCTGCACGACGCGATGGGCCGGCTGGTCCGCTACGAGCAGCAGGTCTCCCGGCGCCGCCATGAGCTGCAGCGCACGACGGACGATTGCAGCGCGGAGATCGCCCGCAGGTACCGTGACGGGGAAGCCCAAGTGGACGACCTGCTCGCCTGA
- the dtd gene encoding D-aminoacyl-tRNA deacylase, translating into MRAVVQRVDGASVSVAGTGENPGADGVVGEIIGEGLCVLVGVTHDDTPEKAAQLARKLWSVRILEGEKSCSDVNAPLLVISQFTLYGDARKGRRPTWNAAAPGEVAEPLVDEVVAQLRALGAQVATGRFGADMRVSLTNHGPFTVIIEV; encoded by the coding sequence ATGCGTGCAGTGGTACAGCGAGTGGACGGCGCCAGCGTCTCGGTGGCCGGGACGGGCGAGAACCCCGGGGCGGACGGCGTCGTCGGCGAGATCATCGGCGAGGGCCTGTGTGTGCTGGTCGGAGTCACCCATGACGACACCCCGGAGAAGGCGGCCCAGCTGGCCCGCAAGCTCTGGTCCGTCCGCATCCTGGAGGGCGAGAAGTCCTGTTCGGATGTGAATGCCCCCCTCCTGGTGATTTCGCAGTTCACCCTCTACGGGGACGCCCGCAAGGGCCGCCGCCCCACCTGGAACGCCGCCGCTCCCGGCGAGGTGGCCGAGCCGCTGGTCGACGAGGTGGTGGCCCAGCTGCGGGCGCTGGGCGCGCAGGTGGCGACGGGCCGGTTCGGAGCGGACATGCGCGTCTCGCTCACGAACCACGGCCCGTTCACGGTGATCATCGAGGTGTGA